One stretch of Leadbetterella byssophila DSM 17132 DNA includes these proteins:
- a CDS encoding nitroreductase family protein, with product MALLEDLKWRYATKKMNGQAVPEEKLNYILEAARLAPSTSGLQPYKILVVTDKQKLEDIKKIANNQSQVVDGSHLLIWVAWDHFDEAKAEEILLRTGKERGMPAENSIAYKNMLVSKYGPQGKQWQADRMAKQAYISFGLALAAAAEQKVDATPMEGFDNEALDKYLGLNGWKSVVMMPIGYRDEEGDWLVKHKKFRLPMDEFVEVIK from the coding sequence ATGGCATTATTAGAGGATTTGAAATGGCGTTATGCCACTAAAAAGATGAATGGCCAAGCCGTTCCGGAAGAGAAGTTGAATTATATACTGGAAGCGGCGAGGTTAGCGCCTTCCACTTCGGGCTTGCAGCCTTATAAGATTTTAGTAGTTACAGATAAGCAAAAGCTGGAAGACATTAAGAAGATAGCTAATAATCAATCGCAAGTGGTAGATGGTTCTCACCTTTTGATCTGGGTGGCCTGGGATCATTTTGATGAGGCAAAAGCTGAAGAGATTTTATTGAGAACCGGAAAGGAGAGGGGTATGCCTGCAGAGAACAGCATAGCGTATAAAAACATGTTGGTATCCAAATATGGTCCTCAAGGAAAGCAGTGGCAAGCTGACAGAATGGCGAAGCAAGCTTATATCTCTTTTGGACTTGCTTTAGCGGCTGCAGCTGAGCAGAAAGTAGATGCTACTCCTATGGAAGGGTTTGATAATGAGGCTTTGGATAAATATTTGGGGCTGAACGGATGGAAATCAGTAGTGATGATGCCTATAGGGTATCGTGATGAGGAGGGCGACTGGCTAGTGAAGCACAAGAAGTTCCGACTACCCATGGATGAATTTGTGGAAGTAATTAAATAA
- a CDS encoding winged helix-turn-helix transcriptional regulator, which translates to MDVLKGRWKIQIISVLCYSHNRRFSDLLQEIRGISNKMLSKELKDLETHRLVIRTVESTQPIIITYALTEHGKKLQEVMCKLSEWGCEHRKQMIL; encoded by the coding sequence ATGGACGTCCTTAAAGGTCGATGGAAAATACAAATCATCTCTGTCCTCTGCTACAGTCACAACAGGAGATTTTCTGACCTCCTTCAGGAAATCAGGGGAATCTCAAATAAGATGTTAAGCAAGGAATTGAAGGACCTGGAAACTCACCGCTTAGTGATCCGTACAGTGGAAAGTACCCAACCTATCATCATCACTTATGCACTTACAGAACATGGCAAAAAATTGCAAGAAGTCATGTGCAAACTCTCAGAGTGGGGTTGTGAGCACCGTAAACAAATGATCCTTTAA